One Halichondria panicea chromosome 6, odHalPani1.1, whole genome shotgun sequence genomic window carries:
- the LOC135337801 gene encoding speckle-type POZ protein-like, with product MASVCYTTFDSHTFDYTWTIRNVKSLIESHFGACDYNKCKACINSPKFSIGLKIKEVSINFTGWCYEDLRGHSHIATCANGDNLLYNEKEKCQCVELEVSLNLLDLDLLGVGFVSILVPNKDPDTHCLQNFVEVVKHDLTNKGPKSRSSFNSKLSVRISRDELNAGCSKYTYEDSLTVYCKVTVYAVDHELNHITDSIPSIPHVSLASVLKKDRDQKLYTDAIIKCGSKAFDVHRIVIGSQSAFFKKKMEHWEKGDKTIDMSDLKPQTVEAIVDHMYTGEVANIDEQAPDLLAAAEKYQLFSLKNLCEKALVRKLTDSNVAHLLKLASTHNALDLKQKVVDFAYSNPLMKMQMLEAWTDKSLSLPN from the coding sequence ATGGCTAGTGTATGCTATACAACCTTTGATTCTCATACTTTTGACTACACCTGGACTATCAGAAATGTGAAAAGTCTTATTGAGAGTCACTTTGGTGCCTGTGACTATAACAAATGCAAGGCATGTATAAATAGTCCGAAATTCAGTATTGGCCTGAAGATTAAAGAAGTCTCTATCAACTTTACAGGGTGGTGTTATGAGGATTTGCGTGGACACTCGCATATTGCAACTTGTGCTAATGGAGATAATCTTTTATACAACGAAAAAGAAAAGTGTCAATGTGTAGAGCTTGAAGTATCATTAAACCTTCTAGATTTGGATCTACTTGGAGTTGGATTTGTTTCTATCCTCGTACCAAACAAAGATCCAGATACACATTGCCTTCAAAACTTTGTTGAAGTCGTGAAACACGATTTAACTAATAAAGGACCAAAATCACGGTCATCTTTTAATAGCAAGTTATCTGTTCGAATTTCTCGTGACGAGCTAAACGCTGGCTGCAGCAAGTACACTTACGAAGACTCACTAACGGTTTATTGCAAAGTCACTGTGTATGCTGTTGACCACGAACTAAACCACATCACAGACTCAATCCCCTCTATTCCGCATGTTAGCTTAGCGAGCGTTTTAAAGAAGGATCGAGATCAAAAACTGTATACTGATGCTATCATCAAGTGTGGCTCCAAAGCGTTTGATGTCCATAGGATTGTGATTGGGAGCCAATCAGCCTTCTTCAAGAAGAAAATGGAACACTGGGAAAAGGGAGATAAGACGATAGACATGTCTGATTTAAAGCCACAGACGGTAGAAGCCATCGTTGACCACATGTACACTGGTGAGGTTGCTAACATCGACGAACAAGCTCCCGATCTTTTAGCAGCTGCTGAAAAATACCAACTGTTTTCTCTCAAGAATCTCTGCGAGAAAGCATTAGTTCGAAAGCTAACTGATTCAAATGTAGCACATCTCCTTAAGCTAGCCTCCACCCACAATGCTCTTGATCTGAAACAGAAAGTCGTGGACTTTGCTTATTCTAACCCTCTGATGAAAATGCAAATGCTTGAGGCATGGACCGACAAATCTCTATCTCTTCCAAATTAA